One window from the genome of Cyclobacterium amurskyense encodes:
- a CDS encoding PQQ-dependent sugar dehydrogenase, whose amino-acid sequence MKKLLNIFLVVALLISTACTTEPQEKTAEPEGALTIVEAFPELSFTRPVDFQHAGDKSNKLFVVEQRGVISVFENKEKTTAKEAFLTIEDRVEDSDNEEGLLGLAFHPNFESNGYFYVNYTASSPDRSVISRFNLSSTNPNEADPSSELVLLEYDQPYGNHNGGQISFGPDGFLYIGVGDGGKSGDPHGNSQDRTTLLGNILRIDVDQQDESKNYAIPEDNPFVDNAEGFREEIYAYGLRNPWRFSFDTATDQLWVADVGQNSYEEIDIVKNGGNYGWNTMEGLHCFNADECDQENLELPIWEYDRDEGDISITGGFVYHGEAIEQLQGLYIYADYVSGRIWSLDFSDPENPVNTELFKADFPISSFGVDQNQEIYICGFDDKIYKFGLE is encoded by the coding sequence ATGAAAAAACTACTTAACATTTTTCTAGTCGTGGCCTTGCTTATTAGCACGGCTTGTACAACGGAACCACAAGAAAAAACGGCTGAGCCAGAAGGTGCTTTAACTATAGTTGAAGCATTTCCAGAATTGTCCTTTACCAGACCGGTTGATTTTCAGCATGCTGGAGACAAATCTAATAAGCTTTTCGTAGTAGAACAGCGCGGTGTAATCTCCGTTTTTGAGAATAAGGAAAAAACTACAGCCAAAGAGGCTTTTTTAACCATTGAGGATCGAGTGGAAGATTCCGACAATGAGGAAGGTTTACTAGGCCTTGCTTTTCATCCAAACTTTGAGAGCAATGGTTATTTCTATGTTAACTACACCGCTTCTAGTCCCGATCGTTCTGTAATTTCTCGATTTAACCTTTCCTCCACGAACCCAAATGAGGCAGATCCATCCAGCGAATTGGTATTGTTGGAATATGATCAGCCTTATGGCAACCACAATGGTGGTCAAATTTCATTTGGTCCTGACGGCTTCTTATATATAGGAGTTGGCGATGGTGGTAAAAGCGGTGATCCACATGGAAATAGTCAAGACCGGACTACTTTATTGGGAAATATTTTAAGAATAGATGTTGACCAACAGGATGAATCAAAAAACTATGCTATCCCAGAAGACAATCCATTTGTTGATAACGCGGAAGGATTCAGGGAAGAGATATATGCATATGGATTGCGAAATCCTTGGAGATTTAGCTTTGACACAGCCACTGATCAATTGTGGGTAGCAGATGTAGGGCAAAACAGCTATGAAGAAATTGACATTGTCAAAAATGGTGGAAATTACGGCTGGAATACAATGGAAGGCCTTCATTGCTTCAACGCAGATGAATGTGACCAGGAAAATCTTGAATTGCCAATATGGGAATATGATCGGGATGAAGGAGACATTTCCATTACCGGCGGATTTGTATACCATGGAGAGGCCATAGAACAACTGCAGGGACTCTATATCTATGCAGATTACGTTTCTGGAAGAATTTGGAGCCTGGATTTCAGTGATCCTGAAAATCCTGTAAATACGGAATTGTTCAAAGCCGATTTTCCTATTTCCTCCTTCGGAGTAGACCAGAACCAAGAAATCTACATCTGTGGTTTTGATGACAAAATTTATAAGTTTGGATTAGAGTAA
- a CDS encoding class I SAM-dependent methyltransferase yields the protein MKSCQICQATDFSLIEAKERMFGTGDAFIYEECNSCKALSLKNIPADLSKYYPDNYYSFGTHNTSSPLLGLMKKLRYKAFTFGISISPPVYFDWLSPLKLTKDSKIADIGCGNGQLLAELSYCGFRNLDGYDPFVENAYNSKRFSIHKKDFFDIKERYDLVMFHHSFEHLPKPVAVFENLANILNPGGEVLIRVPVTDGQVWKEEKEYWFQLDAPRHLFIPNTKSMQILGEKFGLELFNITFDSMDSQFWGTALYKKGKPLMGSNIEEEFNKDELAAFRKKALQYNKEKIGDQACFYFRKKKA from the coding sequence ATGAAATCATGCCAAATTTGCCAAGCCACAGATTTCTCTTTAATTGAAGCCAAAGAACGAATGTTTGGAACCGGTGATGCATTTATCTATGAGGAATGTAATTCCTGTAAAGCGCTATCTTTAAAGAATATCCCAGCTGATCTTAGCAAATACTATCCTGACAATTATTATTCTTTCGGTACGCATAATACAAGTAGCCCCTTGCTAGGGCTAATGAAAAAACTACGTTATAAAGCGTTTACATTCGGAATATCTATTAGTCCACCCGTTTATTTTGATTGGCTTTCACCTCTTAAATTAACCAAAGATAGTAAAATAGCTGATATTGGCTGTGGCAATGGGCAACTTCTGGCGGAACTGTCCTATTGCGGATTTCGGAACCTTGACGGCTACGATCCTTTTGTGGAAAATGCTTACAATTCAAAAAGGTTCTCAATTCACAAAAAGGATTTTTTTGACATTAAGGAGAGGTATGATCTTGTAATGTTCCATCATTCCTTCGAACATTTACCCAAACCTGTTGCGGTTTTCGAAAACCTGGCAAATATTTTAAATCCTGGTGGAGAGGTGTTGATTAGAGTCCCCGTCACCGACGGACAGGTCTGGAAAGAGGAAAAAGAATACTGGTTTCAGTTAGATGCTCCTCGACATTTATTTATTCCAAACACAAAATCCATGCAGATTTTGGGAGAAAAGTTTGGCTTAGAGCTCTTTAACATCACCTTTGACAGCATGGACAGCCAATTTTGGGGAACAGCATTGTATAAGAAAGGAAAGCCCTTGATGGGTTCAAACATCGAAGAAGAGTTTAACAAAGATGAACTGGCTGCATTTAGAAAAAAAGCCCTTCAATACAATAAGGAGAAAATTGGCGACCAAGCCTGTTTTTATTTTAGAAAGAAAAAAGCCTGA
- a CDS encoding MotA/TolQ/ExbB proton channel family protein: MRKLIALFMLFGILFAPMITKAQEETESEAEATEEAAPVQAAPAPTPVMTDDDIVAEEQSFHQVIKDKFIEGDPTYMTPVLLCLILGLAVALERIITLNLSTTNTKKLLAKVESALEEGGIEAAKDVTKGTRGPVASIFTQGLMRYSEGIEMVEKSIIAYGSVEMGRLEKGLVWISLFISLAPMLGFMGTVIGMIGAFDSIEAAGDISPSLVAGGIKIALLTTVAGLIVAIILQLFYNYCVAKIDSIVNDMEDASISLVDILVKHKLTR; this comes from the coding sequence ATGAGAAAGTTAATCGCTTTGTTCATGCTTTTCGGAATTTTATTTGCTCCGATGATCACAAAAGCACAAGAAGAAACAGAATCAGAAGCTGAAGCTACTGAAGAGGCCGCACCGGTTCAAGCCGCACCGGCCCCAACTCCAGTTATGACTGATGACGACATCGTTGCCGAAGAGCAATCTTTTCATCAAGTTATAAAAGACAAGTTTATTGAGGGAGATCCTACTTACATGACACCAGTATTGTTATGTTTGATTTTAGGCTTGGCAGTGGCTTTGGAAAGAATCATTACCCTTAATCTTTCTACTACTAACACCAAAAAATTATTGGCTAAAGTAGAAAGTGCTTTGGAAGAAGGCGGAATTGAAGCCGCAAAAGATGTAACAAAAGGAACTAGAGGTCCTGTAGCATCTATCTTCACCCAAGGATTGATGAGGTACTCTGAAGGCATTGAAATGGTAGAAAAATCCATCATTGCTTACGGATCTGTAGAAATGGGACGTTTAGAGAAAGGTCTTGTTTGGATCTCTTTATTTATCTCTCTTGCACCAATGCTTGGTTTCATGGGTACTGTAATTGGTATGATTGGAGCCTTTGATTCCATTGAGGCAGCAGGTGATATTTCTCCGTCTCTAGTAGCCGGTGGTATTAAAATTGCCCTTTTGACCACAGTTGCTGGTTTGATTGTTGCGATTATCCTACAGTTGTTTTACAACTATTGTGTGGCTAAAATCGACTCTATCGTTAATGACATGGAAGATGCATCCATCAGCTTAGTAGACATTTTGGTTAAGCATAAATTGACCAGATAA
- a CDS encoding ExbD/TolR family protein, producing the protein MASKRGRMAQEVNAGSMADIAFLLLIFFLVTTTIASDKGIMNILPPKQDPNQPPPEVELNERNIFNILINANDDLLIEGEFRNDTKGLSNEIKSFILNFGNPDEEAIALFNSLPPSLKGMADQSPESSDHPMSGGAVISIKTNRGTSYETYLEVLDLVKQAYFEIYGERVGLSGEEYRTLSGQTPAEKELIDRGKENIPMAISIAEPDKTGS; encoded by the coding sequence ATGGCTAGCAAGAGAGGTAGAATGGCTCAGGAGGTAAATGCAGGATCGATGGCAGACATCGCCTTCTTGCTTCTTATCTTCTTTCTCGTGACCACAACCATTGCTTCGGATAAAGGGATTATGAATATACTTCCTCCAAAGCAAGATCCTAATCAGCCGCCACCAGAGGTGGAATTGAATGAAAGGAATATTTTTAATATTCTTATCAATGCAAATGATGATCTGTTGATCGAAGGGGAGTTTAGAAACGATACCAAGGGCCTATCTAATGAAATTAAGTCATTTATCTTGAATTTCGGAAACCCTGATGAAGAGGCTATCGCTTTGTTCAATAGTTTGCCACCTTCTTTAAAAGGTATGGCAGATCAAAGCCCTGAGTCTTCAGATCACCCGATGTCTGGTGGTGCGGTAATCTCTATTAAAACCAATAGAGGTACTAGTTACGAGACATATCTAGAGGTTCTGGATTTAGTGAAACAGGCTTACTTCGAAATTTATGGAGAAAGAGTAGGGCTTTCAGGGGAAGAATACAGAACCCTGTCAGGTCAGACTCCTGCCGAAAAGGAGCTTATAGACCGTGGAAAAGAAAATATTCCAATGGCCATCTCCATTGCTGAACCTGATAAAACCGGAAGCTAA
- a CDS encoding ExbD/TolR family protein produces MSKFKKKTKAETNIPTSALPDIIFMLLFFFMVTTVLREQTILVEQKIPQATQLQKIQKKTLISYLYIGKPKNTSLYGSEPRLQANDALINTSDLVLWVNQQKDALSEAERDQIWISLKADRDVKMGPISDIQFELREADARKLMYASVGKVENN; encoded by the coding sequence ATGTCAAAGTTTAAAAAGAAAACCAAGGCGGAAACCAATATTCCAACTTCGGCATTACCCGATATTATCTTTATGCTATTGTTTTTCTTTATGGTTACTACCGTATTGAGAGAGCAAACCATATTGGTGGAGCAAAAAATCCCTCAGGCTACGCAGTTACAGAAGATTCAAAAGAAAACTTTGATATCTTACTTGTACATTGGAAAGCCAAAAAACACTTCGTTGTATGGTTCTGAACCTAGGTTACAGGCCAATGATGCTTTGATTAACACTTCTGATCTTGTTCTTTGGGTAAACCAACAAAAAGATGCACTTTCAGAAGCTGAAAGAGATCAAATTTGGATTTCTCTCAAAGCAGATAGAGATGTGAAAATGGGACCAATTAGTGATATTCAATTTGAACTTAGAGAAGCAGACGCTAGGAAACTGATGTATGCATCCGTAGGTAAGGTTGAAAATAACTAA
- a CDS encoding MBL fold metallo-hydrolase gives MKIEQIYTGCLAQGAYYLESNGEAAIIDPLREVQPYIDKANGNGAKIKYIFETHFHADFVSGHIDLAKKTGASIVYGPTDMELGFNATIAKDQQEFVLGNSKIRVIHTPGHTMESSVFLLINEEGKSEALFTGDTLFIGDVGRPDLAQKVVADLTQEKLAGYLYDSLREKIMPLPDDLIIYPAHGAGSACGKNMSKETHDTLGNQKKTNYALQEMTKESFVSQVLDGLTPPPAYFPQNVMLNIKGYDSIDEVLERGQKALSPVDFEYLANRTGAIILDTRAPEVFAKGFIPNSINIGIDGSFAVWVGSLVPDVKQELLIVTDKDREEEVITRLARVGYDHALGFLKGGISAWEAAGKEIDNIPSIDVDELKKQSISHPENIILDVRKASEHFSEHVIGSINAPLDYVNESMKVIDKDKTYMVHCAGGYRSMVFCSVLRARGYDNLINIKGGFDAIKSSEKFSVSDYACPTTML, from the coding sequence ATGAAAATAGAACAAATTTATACCGGTTGTTTAGCTCAAGGAGCATATTATTTAGAATCTAATGGTGAGGCAGCAATAATTGACCCACTAAGAGAAGTCCAACCATATATTGATAAAGCAAATGGCAATGGAGCAAAAATAAAATATATTTTTGAAACCCATTTTCACGCTGACTTTGTTTCTGGACATATTGATCTTGCAAAGAAAACTGGCGCCTCTATTGTGTATGGGCCTACTGATATGGAATTGGGCTTTAACGCCACAATTGCTAAGGATCAGCAAGAATTTGTCCTTGGTAATAGCAAAATTCGTGTGATTCATACCCCAGGTCATACCATGGAAAGTTCTGTTTTTCTATTAATTAATGAGGAAGGCAAGTCTGAGGCATTATTTACTGGAGATACATTATTTATTGGTGATGTGGGAAGACCTGACCTTGCCCAAAAGGTAGTGGCAGACCTAACCCAAGAAAAGCTCGCAGGTTACTTGTATGACTCTTTAAGGGAGAAAATCATGCCTTTGCCAGATGACTTGATCATCTATCCTGCACATGGTGCTGGTAGTGCCTGTGGTAAAAACATGAGTAAGGAAACCCATGATACCTTGGGTAACCAGAAGAAAACCAATTATGCCTTACAGGAAATGACTAAGGAATCCTTTGTCTCCCAGGTATTGGATGGTCTTACTCCTCCTCCTGCCTATTTCCCTCAAAATGTGATGTTGAATATTAAAGGGTATGACAGTATTGATGAGGTATTGGAAAGAGGACAAAAAGCACTTTCACCAGTTGATTTTGAATACCTAGCCAATAGGACTGGAGCTATAATATTGGATACACGTGCTCCTGAAGTATTTGCCAAAGGTTTTATCCCTAATTCAATTAATATAGGAATAGATGGAAGCTTTGCTGTGTGGGTAGGGAGCTTGGTGCCCGATGTCAAGCAAGAGTTGTTAATTGTTACTGATAAAGATAGAGAAGAAGAGGTCATCACTCGATTGGCCAGGGTAGGGTATGATCATGCTTTAGGCTTTTTAAAAGGAGGAATTTCAGCTTGGGAAGCCGCCGGAAAGGAAATCGATAATATTCCGTCCATAGATGTTGATGAGCTTAAAAAACAATCTATAAGCCATCCTGAAAATATTATTTTGGATGTGCGAAAAGCAAGTGAGCATTTTAGCGAGCATGTAATAGGTTCGATCAATGCACCCCTTGACTATGTCAATGAAAGTATGAAAGTCATTGATAAAGACAAAACCTATATGGTTCATTGTGCGGGAGGTTATCGTTCCATGGTGTTTTGTTCTGTACTTAGAGCAAGAGGCTATGATAATTTAATTAATATAAAAGGTGGCTTTGATGCCATTAAATCATCTGAAAAGTTTTCTGTTAGTGATTACGCTTGCCCTACAACCATGTTGTAA
- a CDS encoding YeeE/YedE family protein: MNEFLDWLSQPWPWYIAGPMIGLTVPILLIIGNRSFGISSSLRHICAVCVPSKIPFFQYNWKEEAWNLMFVAGVFLGGVIAALFLSNPESIVIAESTQRDLKALGLTNFNNLLPAEIFSWDNVFTLKGLFFFVIGGFMVGFGTRYAGGCTSGHAIMGISNLQWPSVVATMFFMIGGLVMTHLFLPFVMSFIGF, translated from the coding sequence ATGAATGAATTCTTGGATTGGCTCAGTCAACCCTGGCCTTGGTATATTGCCGGACCTATGATCGGTCTTACAGTGCCCATACTCTTAATAATAGGAAACAGATCCTTTGGTATATCATCTTCACTAAGGCATATTTGCGCAGTTTGTGTGCCATCAAAAATCCCATTCTTCCAATACAATTGGAAAGAGGAAGCATGGAACTTAATGTTTGTAGCAGGAGTGTTCCTTGGAGGAGTAATAGCGGCACTATTCCTATCAAACCCAGAGAGCATAGTGATTGCGGAGAGTACTCAGAGAGATTTGAAGGCTTTGGGGTTGACAAATTTCAATAACTTATTACCAGCAGAAATATTCAGTTGGGACAATGTTTTCACTTTGAAAGGCTTGTTTTTCTTTGTCATAGGTGGTTTTATGGTTGGTTTTGGAACCAGGTATGCAGGTGGTTGTACCTCCGGACATGCTATTATGGGGATTAGTAATCTCCAATGGCCTTCAGTAGTAGCTACGATGTTTTTTATGATTGGAGGATTGGTAATGACGCATTTGTTTTTACCCTTTGTCATGAGCTTTATAGGCTTTTGA
- a CDS encoding DUF6691 family protein — MKLKEYDNLAVEENKVSTPKGKQGETGLALLKYLIVGVVFGIIFVKAEIISWFRIQEMFRFQSFFMYGVIGSAILVGMISIQLIKRFSIKTVNGEAIKIADKKFNKGQIYGGFIFGLGWAITGACPGPLFAQIGTGFTVVAVTFLSAVAGTWVYGRFAHVLPK; from the coding sequence ATGAAATTAAAAGAATATGACAACTTAGCAGTTGAAGAAAATAAAGTTTCAACTCCCAAAGGTAAACAAGGTGAAACTGGTTTGGCATTGCTTAAATACCTTATTGTTGGAGTTGTGTTTGGAATTATTTTTGTCAAGGCAGAAATAATTTCCTGGTTTAGAATTCAGGAGATGTTCAGGTTTCAGTCCTTTTTTATGTATGGGGTAATTGGTTCTGCAATTCTTGTGGGAATGATTTCGATTCAATTAATAAAAAGATTCTCCATTAAAACAGTTAATGGGGAGGCTATTAAAATAGCAGATAAAAAATTCAATAAGGGTCAGATATATGGTGGCTTTATCTTTGGATTAGGCTGGGCTATCACGGGGGCATGTCCTGGACCGTTATTTGCCCAAATTGGGACTGGATTCACTGTAGTGGCCGTCACCTTTTTGAGCGCTGTAGCCGGTACTTGGGTATATGGTAGGTTTGCACATGTATTGCCTAAGTAA
- the smc gene encoding chromosome segregation protein SMC gives MQLSKLEIRGFKSFGDKVMIHFDKGITGIVGPNGCGKSNVVDAIRWVLGEQKTRMLRSDKMESVIFNGTKNRKPLNMAEVSLTFENTKNLLPTEYTHVTITRRYYRSGESEYLLNGITCRLKDITNLFMDTGINSNSYAIIELKMIDELLNDKNNSRRELFEEAAGISKFKTRKKETLKKLGDTDADLDRVEDLLFEIEKNLKSLEKQARQATRYFEIKKDYKSASIALAKKGVYDHRDNLINLNKKLESENDQKVQLNAAIASKEALLENLKTDMINKEKLLGSRQKTLNDHVHKIRQFESDKKIKNERLRFLQDKSQQLREQIEQDKRSNERAGFSIKSLEQEKRISEKLTNEKEISVQELKDIYEEKKALHNVSLEKQKVMQSTFSRKRDELYQLSKSQEIKQIQLTTIKQELEKTATDDNSQIENLAGFQEKLQLIKDQLDSENTAFEKLKSEEAAHLAKQEETSRMQELIRDELTQINRKLDAKSNEFQLTKSLVDNLEGFPEAIKFLKKNSQWGKNMPLLSDIITTDEKYRVTIENFLENYMNYYVVDNDSEAIAAVKLLSDSGKGKAHFFVLERFEKFRPSQNKLFPDAVAATEIIEYDSKYAPLVAYLLDDVYIFSGDIHQVPKTQEGIFITESGKFIDRKFTISGGSVGLFEGKRIGRAKNLEKLEKEIKVLQKKISETRANLDKKNAELSKLKSINFKQTIEEKQAIVNELNQDFVSIKTKKEQLAEMLSSNANKKEDIEEKIFSLTEELENLGPLLKEEKEAFEQLEEEINNINADLQEAAEELSYRSSQYNEENILYHQQLNKLQSIVQEISFKQSTYESSKERIEKAQGEMAHTEQEIKSLIDNNEVKDDELIELYGEKDRIEAGVNEAEKDYYSSRGEIDELEKTIREIQKKKEHSDNLLMDLRQTANEINLRLNAIKERLSVEFELDLDQIMEENPELEEEHASKTEETLREEVQKAKSKLEKIGPINPMAMEAYDEIKERHTFITSQKEDLIKAKESLMSTIKEIDQVAKDTFIDAFDKIKTNFVKVFRSLFTEEDDCDLKLTDPDMPLESTIEIIAKPKGKRPLSINQLSGGEKTLTATSLLFSIYLLKPAPFCIFDEVDAPLDDANIDKFNQIIQKFSNESQFIIVTHNKRTMASTDIIYGITMIETGVSRVVPVDLRELIDEEASSE, from the coding sequence ATGCAACTCTCCAAATTAGAAATTAGAGGTTTTAAAAGTTTTGGTGACAAAGTAATGATCCATTTTGATAAAGGCATCACTGGAATAGTGGGTCCGAATGGATGTGGAAAATCCAATGTGGTAGATGCCATAAGGTGGGTTCTAGGGGAACAAAAGACCCGAATGCTTCGCTCAGATAAGATGGAGAGTGTTATCTTTAACGGCACAAAAAACAGAAAGCCGCTCAATATGGCTGAGGTTTCTCTGACTTTTGAAAACACCAAAAACCTACTCCCAACAGAATATACGCATGTTACCATCACCAGGCGTTACTACCGATCAGGAGAAAGCGAGTATTTATTAAATGGGATAACTTGTCGACTAAAGGACATCACCAATCTATTCATGGATACGGGGATTAATTCTAATAGCTATGCTATCATAGAATTGAAAATGATCGATGAATTACTAAATGACAAGAACAATTCAAGGAGAGAATTATTCGAAGAAGCTGCGGGTATTTCAAAATTTAAGACCCGGAAAAAAGAAACGCTCAAGAAACTAGGAGATACTGATGCGGATTTGGACAGGGTGGAAGATTTATTGTTTGAAATAGAAAAAAATTTAAAATCATTAGAGAAACAGGCCCGACAAGCAACCCGTTATTTTGAAATAAAAAAGGATTACAAATCGGCAAGCATAGCTTTGGCTAAAAAGGGAGTTTATGACCATAGAGATAACCTGATCAATTTAAATAAGAAGCTAGAATCGGAGAATGACCAAAAGGTTCAACTCAATGCTGCCATCGCAAGCAAGGAAGCTTTACTTGAAAACCTTAAAACAGACATGATCAATAAGGAAAAGCTACTGGGAAGTAGGCAAAAAACCTTAAATGATCATGTCCATAAGATTCGGCAGTTTGAAAGCGACAAAAAGATAAAAAATGAAAGGCTTCGCTTTCTTCAAGACAAGTCGCAACAGTTGCGGGAACAAATTGAACAAGATAAAAGGAGCAATGAGAGGGCGGGGTTCAGTATAAAATCCTTGGAACAGGAGAAGCGCATATCCGAGAAGCTCACTAATGAAAAAGAAATTTCTGTCCAGGAATTAAAGGACATCTACGAGGAAAAGAAAGCATTGCACAATGTTTCCTTGGAAAAGCAAAAAGTGATGCAAAGCACCTTCTCACGCAAGCGTGATGAACTTTATCAATTGTCTAAAAGTCAAGAAATTAAGCAAATTCAACTAACGACTATAAAGCAGGAATTAGAAAAAACAGCCACCGATGACAATAGCCAAATTGAAAATTTGGCAGGATTTCAGGAAAAACTCCAATTAATTAAAGACCAACTAGATAGTGAAAACACAGCCTTTGAAAAACTAAAAAGCGAGGAAGCTGCTCACCTGGCCAAGCAGGAAGAAACCAGCAGAATGCAAGAGTTGATAAGGGATGAATTAACCCAAATAAACCGCAAGCTGGATGCTAAAAGCAATGAATTTCAACTCACCAAATCACTTGTAGATAACCTAGAAGGCTTTCCTGAGGCCATTAAGTTCCTGAAAAAAAACAGCCAATGGGGAAAAAATATGCCCTTGCTTTCAGACATTATCACCACAGATGAGAAATATAGAGTTACTATAGAGAATTTTCTAGAAAACTACATGAATTATTATGTAGTTGACAATGATTCAGAGGCCATTGCAGCAGTAAAACTTTTGAGCGATTCTGGTAAAGGCAAAGCACATTTCTTTGTCCTGGAAAGATTTGAAAAATTCAGACCTAGCCAAAATAAGCTGTTCCCGGATGCTGTAGCAGCAACTGAGATAATAGAATATGATTCTAAATATGCTCCTTTGGTGGCCTATTTATTAGACGATGTTTACATATTTTCTGGAGACATTCATCAAGTCCCTAAAACCCAGGAAGGCATCTTTATTACTGAAAGCGGAAAATTTATCGATCGAAAATTCACCATTTCCGGAGGTTCCGTAGGTCTATTTGAAGGTAAAAGAATAGGTAGGGCAAAAAACCTTGAAAAATTAGAAAAAGAAATTAAAGTCCTACAAAAGAAGATAAGTGAGACCAGAGCGAACCTGGACAAAAAAAATGCTGAGCTCTCCAAGCTGAAATCTATAAATTTCAAACAAACAATAGAAGAGAAACAAGCCATAGTCAATGAATTGAATCAAGACTTCGTTTCGATCAAAACGAAGAAAGAACAATTGGCAGAAATGCTAAGCTCAAACGCTAATAAAAAGGAGGATATTGAAGAAAAGATTTTCAGTCTTACAGAAGAACTGGAAAATCTAGGCCCTCTTTTAAAGGAAGAAAAAGAAGCCTTTGAGCAACTAGAAGAAGAAATAAACAACATAAATGCAGACTTGCAGGAAGCTGCTGAGGAGCTGTCCTACCGTTCTTCCCAATACAATGAAGAAAACATCCTCTACCACCAACAATTAAACAAGCTGCAAAGTATTGTTCAGGAAATTAGTTTTAAACAAAGCACCTATGAAAGCAGCAAAGAACGGATCGAAAAAGCCCAGGGTGAAATGGCTCATACGGAGCAAGAGATAAAGTCCCTTATCGATAATAACGAGGTTAAAGATGATGAACTTATAGAGCTTTATGGAGAAAAGGACCGCATAGAAGCTGGAGTTAACGAAGCTGAAAAAGATTATTATTCATCCAGAGGAGAAATTGACGAGCTAGAGAAAACGATTAGAGAAATCCAAAAGAAAAAGGAGCATTCGGACAATCTCTTAATGGATTTAAGACAAACCGCAAATGAAATCAATCTAAGACTCAATGCTATCAAAGAAAGGTTAAGTGTTGAATTTGAGCTGGACTTGGATCAAATCATGGAGGAAAATCCGGAGTTGGAGGAAGAGCATGCATCAAAAACAGAAGAGACTCTCAGAGAAGAAGTTCAAAAAGCGAAATCAAAATTAGAAAAAATAGGCCCTATAAACCCAATGGCGATGGAAGCTTATGACGAGATCAAAGAACGTCATACCTTTATCACCTCTCAAAAAGAGGATCTTATCAAAGCCAAGGAGTCATTAATGTCTACAATCAAAGAAATCGATCAGGTAGCAAAAGACACTTTCATAGATGCTTTTGACAAGATTAAAACAAATTTTGTCAAAGTTTTCCGTTCACTGTTTACTGAGGAAGATGACTGCGACCTGAAGTTGACAGATCCAGACATGCCTTTAGAGAGTACCATTGAAATTATAGCCAAACCCAAGGGGAAACGCCCCTTGTCTATCAATCAACTTTCGGGTGGTGAAAAAACCCTTACCGCTACCTCTTTGTTGTTCTCTATTTATCTTTTGAAACCAGCACCATTTTGTATTTTCGACGAAGTAGATGCTCCTTTGGATGATGCCAATATTGATAAATTCAACCAGATCATTCAAAAATTCTCCAATGAATCTCAATTCATCATTGTTACACATAATAAGAGAACAATGGCCAGCACTGATATTATTTACGGTATAACCATGATAGAAACTGGAGTATCAAGGGTAGTTCCTGTAGACTTAAGAGAATTAATTGATGAGGAGGCCTCATCTGAATAA
- a CDS encoding bactofilin family protein, whose product MWSPKNTAKLIVNPSDNVSFFSHGFRVVGNVITENDIRIEGVIQGDISTTKKVIIGESGQVIGDIKGEEVVILGEVVGKVVGFKTIIVGNKGLLHGSAVTDNLHVEFGADVDGSIVKLNPLPKGLTYELPAETKNNPNPVNRNTEPHPKGLVSTIVAIN is encoded by the coding sequence ATGTGGTCACCAAAAAACACTGCTAAATTAATCGTAAATCCATCGGATAATGTTTCCTTTTTTTCTCATGGCTTTAGGGTAGTTGGTAATGTGATTACAGAAAATGACATAAGGATAGAAGGCGTTATTCAAGGAGATATAAGTACAACCAAAAAAGTTATTATAGGAGAGTCAGGACAGGTAATTGGGGATATAAAAGGAGAAGAAGTCGTAATTTTAGGAGAGGTTGTAGGTAAAGTAGTAGGATTTAAAACCATTATTGTTGGCAATAAAGGGCTCCTTCATGGGAGTGCTGTGACAGACAATTTGCATGTGGAATTCGGCGCAGATGTGGATGGTAGTATTGTGAAATTAAATCCATTACCTAAAGGTTTAACATATGAATTACCAGCTGAAACCAAAAACAACCCTAATCCGGTAAACAGAAATACCGAACCGCATCCAAAAGGATTGGTTTCTACCATAGTTGCTATCAATTAA